The sequence below is a genomic window from Acidobacteriota bacterium.
CGCGCGTCGCCGAGCACGCCGCCGATCTTTTTTTACAAGGTTGGGCGCCTCGATTGATGTTTTCCGGCAACGTAGGCGCGTTGACGCGGGGAAAATTCGCCAAGCCGGAAGCCGAAACTTTCGCCGCCATTGCCGTCGCCAAAGGCGTGCCGCGTTCGGCCATTTTGACGGAACCGGAATCTACCAACACAGGAGAAAACATCGCCTTCAGCCGCCGAGTATTAGCAGCAAACGGACTCGATCCTGAAAAGATTATTCTGGTGCAGAAACCTTACATGGAACGGCGAGCGTATGCGACATTTATGAAAAACTGGCCGGACAAACAATTGATCGTGACTTCACCGCCCAGCGACTGGCCGAATTATCCAACCGCCGAACTGTCCAGAGATTTGGTGATCAACATTATGGTTGGCGATCTGCAACGAATCAGAGAGTATCCAGCCAAAGGCTTTCAAATTGAGCAGGAGATTCCGGCAAATGTTTGGCAGGCCTATCAACAATTGCTGGCACTGGGTTACACCAAACACCTCATCACATAATTTGCCCGCGGGGTGCCAAAAATTCGATTACATAAACCTTCTTTTCTATACCTTATCCGTCATCTCCATCCCGAATCGCATTCCTTGCCAATACACAGAAAATAAACCTGTCGCATAACTTCAGGCATTTCAAAACCTTAGCATCTTCACCGTGTTTGGCACGACCGATGCAATTACGACAGCCGAGTGCTGAGACACTTAAGCAGTTGAGGGAAAGACATAAACAGTGAAAGTAAAGAGGAGGAGTTATGAACAATTTGAAAAGAAATTTGCTATCTCTGGCGCTGACGGGAAGCGTGATTGTGGGGCTTGGCGCTTTTAGCA
It includes:
- a CDS encoding YdcF family protein produces the protein MNEALINELSQIIWDYHHLNHQLEKSDLILALGSNDTRVAEHAADLFLQGWAPRLMFSGNVGALTRGKFAKPEAETFAAIAVAKGVPRSAILTEPESTNTGENIAFSRRVLAANGLDPEKIILVQKPYMERRAYATFMKNWPDKQLIVTSPPSDWPNYPTAELSRDLVINIMVGDLQRIREYPAKGFQIEQEIPANVWQAYQQLLALGYTKHLIT